One genomic window of Amphiura filiformis chromosome 3, Afil_fr2py, whole genome shotgun sequence includes the following:
- the LOC140148712 gene encoding collagen triple helix repeat-containing protein 1-like, whose protein sequence is MLKIPEYKMTESWICFLLLCLNLLFLTKPFVSSQEGVPETRVFTKEVTADKCTSGVPGPPGRPGPPGPRGDAGSTVEASPNWNSCEWNHLSNGNDVAQIVTCSITKTYSDTYLYVGISSDMRFYGGSSGCCRWYFTFNGAECSNPVKIEAVVYANGYATVNLHRPRMLIGYCKGISAGSITVGWHVGQCSGYGTYDCYSGWNSATNMWIEEVTPSPYD, encoded by the exons ATGCTGAAGATACCCGAATATAAGATGACCGAATCATGGATCTGTTTCCTTCTTCTGTGTTTGAATCTTCTTTTCTTGACTAAGCCATTCGTTTCGAGCCAAGAAGGCGTTCCAGAAACCAGAGTCTTTACAAAAGAAGTTACTGCCGAT AAATGCACTTCAGGCGTGCCAGGTCCACCAGGTCGTCCAGGCCCTCCAGGGCCCCGTGGTGATGCAGGCTCTACAGTAGAAGCCTCGCCAAACTGGAACTCATGCGAGTGGAACCATTTAAGTAATGGCAATGATGTCGCACAGATTGTG ACATGTTCTATCACCAAAACATATTCCGACACCTATCTATATGTCGGCATTTCTAGCGACATGCGGTTTTATGGCGGAAGCAGTGGATGTTGCCGATGGTACTTCACATTTAACGGCGCCGAGTGTTCGAATCCTGTCAAAATTGAAGCTGTGGTGTATGCGAATGGCTACGCAACTGTGAATTTGCACCGACCAAGGATGCTAATag GTTATTGCAAAGGCATCAGCGCTGGTAGTATCACCGTTGGTTGGCACGTCGGTCAATGTTCGGGATACGGCACGTATGACTGTTACTCTGGCTGGAATTCTGCAACCAATATGTGGATAGAAGAAGTTACACCATCTCCATACGATTAG